One Streptosporangium sp. NBC_01495 DNA window includes the following coding sequences:
- a CDS encoding HAMP domain-containing protein: MTTVNTVPDVEERRYSESDLRPILQTLITWRDGDFRRRVPHAPPGILSEIRLLLNEVADRREHLANELHRVRREVVKEGRFGERLTPGPGVGSWAESVDSVNTLIDALVGPVSGAADVIDAVAKGDLSRRIDLDRSARGEVRRLGKAINGMVDQLSLFTSEVTRVAREVGTEGRLGGRANVRGMSGSWRDLTEAVNTMSSRVSAQVRDIAAVTTGVARGDLSRKVTVDAVGEMFELKNTVNTMVDQLLAFAEEVTRVAREVGTEGQLGGQAQVRGVSGVWKDLTDNVNVMAGNLTTQVRAIAAVSTAVAQGDLSKKITADAQGEILQLKDTLNTMVDQLSMFADEVTRVAREVGTEGQLGGQARVRGVSGVWKDLTDNVNFMANNLTYQVRNIAEVTTAVANGDLTRKIDVDAQGEILALKTTINTMVDQLSSFASEVSRVAREVGSEGQLGGQAQVPGVSGTWKDLTDNVNVMANNLTTQVRQIAAVSTAVAQGNLSKKITADAQGEILQLKDTLNTMVDQLSMFADEVTRVAREVGTEGQLGGQARVRGVSGVWKDLTDNVNSMANNLTYQVRNIAEVTTAVASGNLTRKIDVNAQGEILALKTTINTMVDQLSSFGAEVTRVAREVGSEGKLGGQARVEGAEGIWKRLTDNVNELAARLTTQVRAIAEVTTAVATGDLTRSITVDAEGEIGELKDNINMMVAVLRDTTTANQEQDWLKSNLARISRLMQGHRDLMEVAKLIMSELTPLVSASYGAFYLAEPTGDRDLHLIAGYGARPGNGPRQRFATGEGIVGQAAMEGRGIILGNVPARYLTVDTGLSTSTPAQIVVLPVLFETQVLGVLELASFSEFSEVHHDFLNQLVETIGVTMNTIIANSRTEDLLTESQRLTTELQERSDELQRQQEELRRSNAELEDKAALLAKQNRAIEIQNFQIEQARRTLEERAEQLAVSSRYKSEFLANMSHELRTPLNSLLVLAKLLTENAEGNLTAQQVEFARTIHGAGSALLQLINDILDLSKVEAGRMDIHPQQISLPKLVDYFEATFAPLAQDKGLSFTVEVDPSIPQELRTDEQRLQQVLRNLLSNAIKFTPKGEVRLRVIHARRAVAFVDDTLRGADGILAFEVVDTGIGIASDKLEVIFEAFRQADGTTSRKYGGTGLGLSICREIARLLGGEIHVISEVGEGSTFTLYLPPSYGGPLASRDGGASAPSSPRNPALIGVLEESDELPELTLNDDMPLPQFPQGEGKPWKGDDPLTGAKILIVDDDIRNVFALTSVLERYGSTVIYAENGREGIEQLERNEDVALVLMDIMMPEMDGWATTSAIRRMPQFADLPIIALTAKVMRGDREKSIASGASDYVPKPVDVDRLLERLRGWLTRGKPAGDSNEGV, from the coding sequence ATGACCACGGTCAACACCGTGCCCGACGTCGAGGAGCGACGTTACAGCGAATCGGATCTGCGACCGATCCTGCAGACGCTCATCACCTGGCGCGACGGTGACTTCCGCCGCCGGGTGCCCCACGCCCCGCCCGGAATCCTCAGCGAGATCCGCCTGCTGCTCAACGAGGTGGCCGATCGCCGCGAGCACCTGGCCAACGAGCTGCACCGGGTCCGCCGCGAGGTGGTCAAGGAGGGCCGCTTCGGCGAGCGCCTCACCCCCGGTCCCGGCGTGGGTTCGTGGGCCGAGAGCGTCGACTCGGTCAACACGCTGATCGACGCGCTCGTGGGCCCGGTCAGCGGGGCCGCGGACGTGATCGACGCGGTGGCCAAGGGTGATCTGTCCCGCCGGATCGATCTCGACCGCAGTGCCAGGGGCGAGGTGCGCCGCCTCGGCAAGGCGATCAACGGCATGGTCGACCAGCTGTCGCTGTTCACGTCCGAGGTGACGCGGGTGGCCAGGGAGGTCGGGACCGAGGGCCGCCTGGGCGGCCGGGCGAACGTGCGCGGCATGTCGGGAAGCTGGCGCGACCTCACCGAGGCCGTCAACACCATGTCCAGCCGCGTCTCCGCGCAGGTCCGCGACATCGCCGCGGTGACCACCGGGGTCGCGCGGGGCGACCTGAGCCGCAAGGTAACCGTCGACGCGGTCGGCGAGATGTTCGAGCTGAAGAACACCGTCAACACCATGGTCGACCAGTTGCTGGCGTTCGCCGAGGAGGTCACCCGGGTCGCCCGCGAGGTCGGCACCGAGGGCCAGCTCGGCGGCCAGGCGCAGGTGCGCGGCGTGTCAGGCGTGTGGAAGGACCTCACCGACAACGTCAACGTGATGGCGGGCAACCTGACCACCCAGGTCCGCGCCATCGCGGCGGTGTCCACGGCGGTGGCGCAGGGCGACCTGTCCAAGAAGATCACCGCGGACGCCCAGGGCGAGATCCTGCAGCTCAAGGACACCCTGAACACCATGGTGGACCAGCTGTCGATGTTCGCCGACGAGGTCACCCGCGTCGCCCGCGAGGTCGGCACCGAGGGCCAGCTCGGCGGCCAGGCCCGCGTACGCGGCGTCTCCGGGGTCTGGAAGGACCTCACCGACAACGTCAACTTCATGGCCAACAACCTGACGTACCAGGTCCGCAACATCGCCGAGGTCACCACCGCCGTCGCCAACGGAGACCTGACCCGCAAGATCGACGTCGACGCGCAGGGCGAGATCCTCGCGCTGAAGACCACGATCAACACCATGGTCGACCAGCTGTCGTCCTTCGCCTCCGAGGTGAGCCGGGTCGCCCGCGAGGTCGGCTCGGAGGGCCAGCTCGGCGGTCAGGCGCAGGTGCCCGGTGTCTCCGGCACCTGGAAGGACCTCACCGACAACGTCAACGTGATGGCGAACAACCTGACCACCCAGGTGCGCCAGATCGCCGCGGTGTCCACGGCCGTCGCCCAGGGCAACCTGTCCAAGAAGATCACCGCGGACGCCCAGGGCGAGATCCTGCAGCTCAAGGACACCCTGAACACCATGGTGGACCAGCTGTCGATGTTCGCCGACGAGGTCACCCGCGTCGCCCGCGAGGTCGGCACCGAGGGCCAGCTCGGCGGCCAGGCCCGCGTACGCGGCGTCTCCGGGGTCTGGAAGGACCTCACCGACAACGTCAACTCCATGGCCAACAACCTGACGTACCAGGTCCGCAACATCGCCGAGGTCACCACCGCCGTCGCGTCGGGCAACCTGACGCGCAAGATCGACGTGAACGCGCAGGGCGAGATCCTCGCGCTGAAGACCACGATCAACACGATGGTCGACCAGCTGTCGTCCTTCGGCGCGGAGGTCACCCGGGTCGCCCGCGAGGTCGGTTCCGAGGGCAAGCTGGGCGGCCAGGCCCGCGTCGAGGGCGCCGAGGGCATCTGGAAGCGCCTCACCGACAACGTCAACGAGCTCGCCGCCCGCCTGACCACCCAGGTGCGCGCCATCGCCGAGGTCACCACCGCCGTCGCCACCGGCGACCTGACCCGCTCCATCACCGTCGACGCCGAGGGCGAGATCGGCGAGCTGAAGGACAACATCAACATGATGGTGGCGGTGCTGCGCGACACCACCACCGCCAACCAGGAGCAGGACTGGCTGAAGTCCAACCTGGCGAGGATCTCCCGCCTCATGCAGGGCCACCGCGACCTCATGGAGGTCGCCAAGCTCATCATGAGCGAGCTGACCCCGCTGGTGTCGGCGAGCTACGGCGCCTTCTACCTCGCCGAGCCCACCGGCGACCGCGACCTGCACCTCATCGCCGGGTACGGCGCCCGTCCCGGCAACGGCCCCCGGCAGCGGTTCGCGACCGGCGAGGGCATCGTGGGCCAGGCCGCGATGGAGGGCAGGGGGATCATCCTCGGCAACGTGCCCGCCCGCTACCTGACCGTCGACACCGGCCTCAGCACCTCCACGCCCGCGCAGATCGTCGTGCTGCCGGTCCTGTTCGAGACACAGGTGCTCGGCGTCCTGGAGCTGGCCTCGTTCAGCGAGTTCAGCGAGGTCCACCACGACTTCCTGAACCAGCTCGTCGAGACCATCGGCGTCACGATGAACACGATCATCGCCAACTCCAGGACCGAGGACCTGCTGACCGAGTCGCAGCGCCTCACCACCGAGCTGCAGGAGCGTTCCGACGAGCTCCAGCGCCAGCAGGAGGAGCTGCGCCGCTCCAACGCCGAGCTGGAGGACAAGGCCGCGCTGCTGGCCAAGCAGAACCGGGCCATCGAGATCCAGAACTTCCAGATCGAGCAGGCCCGCCGCACGCTGGAGGAGCGCGCCGAGCAGCTCGCGGTCTCCTCGCGCTACAAGTCCGAGTTCCTCGCCAACATGTCCCACGAGCTGCGCACCCCGCTGAACAGCCTCCTCGTGCTGGCCAAGCTGCTCACCGAGAACGCCGAGGGCAACCTCACCGCCCAGCAGGTGGAGTTCGCCAGGACCATCCACGGCGCCGGCTCCGCCCTGCTGCAGCTGATCAACGACATCCTCGACCTGTCGAAGGTCGAGGCCGGCCGGATGGACATCCATCCCCAGCAGATCTCGCTGCCCAAGCTCGTCGACTACTTCGAGGCCACCTTCGCGCCGCTCGCCCAGGACAAGGGCCTGTCGTTCACCGTCGAGGTCGACCCGTCGATCCCGCAGGAGCTCCGTACCGACGAGCAGCGCCTCCAGCAGGTGCTGCGCAACCTGCTCTCCAACGCGATCAAGTTCACCCCCAAGGGAGAGGTGCGGCTGCGCGTGATCCACGCCAGGCGCGCCGTCGCCTTCGTGGACGACACCCTGCGCGGCGCCGACGGCATCCTCGCCTTCGAGGTGGTCGACACCGGCATCGGGATCGCCTCCGACAAGCTGGAGGTCATCTTCGAGGCGTTCCGCCAGGCCGACGGGACCACCAGCCGCAAGTACGGGGGGACGGGCCTGGGCCTGTCCATCTGCCGTGAGATCGCCCGCCTGCTCGGCGGCGAGATCCACGTGATCAGCGAGGTCGGCGAGGGCAGCACCTTCACCCTCTACCTGCCCCCGTCGTACGGCGGCCCGCTGGCCTCGCGCGACGGCGGGGCGAGCGCCCCCTCCTCCCCCCGCAACCCGGCGCTCATCGGCGTGCTGGAGGAGTCCGACGAACTGCCGGAGCTCACGCTCAACGACGACATGCCCCTGCCGCAGTTCCCGCAGGGCGAGGGCAAGCCGTGGAAGGGCGACGACCCGCTGACCGGGGCGAAGATCCTGATCGTGGACGACGACATCCGCAACGTGTTCGCGCTGACCAGCGTGCTCGAACGCTAC